Proteins encoded by one window of Phytohabitans houttuyneae:
- a CDS encoding response regulator transcription factor — MSARILVAEDDPKQANLIRVYLEREGHSVLVVGDGRTALENARARRPDLVVLDVMMPQVDGLDVCRILRGESEVPILLLTARTTEDDMLLGLDVGADDYITKPYSPRELAARVRALLRRAGAVTAGNQAILKVGDLEIDPGRFEVRVGGRPIVLTAKEFGILEVLAGEPGRAFTRAQIIDRAFGFDHYVLERTVDAHVMNLRRKIEEDAAEPRYVQTVYGRGYRLAES, encoded by the coding sequence ATGAGCGCGCGGATCCTGGTCGCCGAGGACGACCCCAAGCAGGCGAACCTCATCCGGGTCTACCTGGAGCGGGAGGGCCACAGTGTGCTCGTGGTCGGCGACGGGCGCACCGCGCTGGAAAACGCCCGCGCGCGCCGTCCCGACCTCGTCGTGCTCGACGTGATGATGCCGCAGGTCGACGGCCTTGACGTGTGTCGCATCCTGCGCGGCGAGTCGGAGGTGCCGATCCTGCTGCTCACCGCGCGTACCACCGAGGACGACATGCTGCTCGGCCTCGACGTGGGGGCGGACGACTACATCACGAAGCCGTACAGCCCTCGCGAGCTGGCTGCGCGCGTCCGCGCACTGCTGCGCCGCGCGGGCGCGGTCACAGCGGGTAACCAGGCCATCCTCAAGGTCGGCGATCTGGAGATCGATCCAGGGCGATTCGAGGTACGCGTGGGTGGGCGGCCCATCGTGCTGACGGCCAAGGAGTTCGGGATCCTGGAGGTTCTGGCGGGCGAGCCGGGTCGGGCGTTCACGCGGGCGCAGATCATCGACCGGGCGTTCGGGTTCGACCACTACGTGCTGGAGCGCACGGTCGACGCGCACGTGATGAACCTCCGCCGCAAGATCGAGGAGGACGCGGCCGAGCCGCGCTACGTGCAGACCGTTTACGGGCGCGGGTACCGGTTGGCCGAGTCGTGA